TCCCAATTTTAGGAACTCCTAAAACTATTAGTCTTCTATTTTATCCATATTTTCTAAGTTCTTATGTTGTTTATCTTTTCCAATATGGGTATAACTAGAGGTAATTTCACTTGATGTATGTCCTAATTGTGTTTGTAAACCAATTAGGTCTTTGTTTGCAGTCCAATGCTTTGTAGCAAAAGTATGACGTAATTTATGTGGTGTTAGTCGCTTATTCACATTAAACGCTTTTGAATATTTCACTACTAGATCTTGAATGGTACGAGTAGAGAGAGGGGAGTAACTACCATTATATTTCGTGAAAAATACATGTTTTTCATCAGGAGCACAACCGTAATTCTCGACTCTAGTATGTAAATACTCTTTTAATTCATCCATTGCTCTTGGATTTACAGTTACTTGAACCTTACTTGAATGACCTTTTCTAAATACCCCTAATGAGTTTTCTTCAAAATTGATATCTTCTATTTGTAAAAAAGCAAGCTCAGATAATCGTAATCCGCTACCTAAAAAGAGTGATAAGATGGCTAAGTCTCGATTCTTATCCCTTAAAAAATACCTCAATTTAATAGGAGAGAGTGTCTTTTCGTATTCTGCAGCAACAAAGTCCAAAAATCTCAAATCTTCATTTCCCTTATATATTTTTTGTTCAAATGAATCCGCGCGTTTTACTGGATCTGAACTTACTTTAGTCGTTTCGATTTTTGCAAAGACATTTCGATAAAAATATGGTTCTTTGGTTATTGGATCTTCGTATTTTTGCGTTAAAAAGTTAAATAAGCTTTTTAACGCACTAATTCGTCTATTTACAGTTCTTTGTTCATATTTACCATCTAAGTAACCTTGGAATTCTTCAGCTTCATTTAAAGGTAACTCTGCAAGAACAGAAGTTGGTATATCAACCGGGGATATAGAATCTATGTTTAAATGTTCTAACACCCAATTGTTGTCTGCTAAAAAGTTAAAAAACAGTTTATAATCATTTGCATAGTTAAATAGAGTAGTAACTGATCTCTTCCTATTTTTCTGAAAGTACTTAAATACATAAGGTGGAAGAGAAGGGAGCAACATTTTTAATTGTTGTAGGTGCTTTTCTTGTTGTAAATTTTTGGTCTTAACTTCAAATAACTCAATATCCTTAAGAGTTTTTGATGTATGGCTCATGTTATCATTCCTTATTGCTTTTTTCGACAAAGTTCGCATATAATCCAATTTATACGCAGACTAATTAACATAACTAAATTATTAAAAAGTATCAGCAATTTTTAGTATATGTTGAGTAAATTTTTTAAAATCTCCAAGATGATTCTCAATAATTTTTTCAACGATATCGAGGTTAACACTTTGATAATCATGAACAGCAATATTTCGAAAACCTACCATGGCTTTTAGTTTCATAGATAATTTTTGGTCTAGAAGGGAATTCGAAACTAATAAATCAAACGCATCTCGACTTGTTTGTGGTATTCCTAACTTTCTAACGGCTACCAAGTGCATAGCTAAATCAATACATGCTTCACAAGCTCTTTGTATGTTTAGAATAATAGAATCTTGTTTTGTATAATCTTCTAGATTAGACGAATTGTTATCATATACTTCATTTATTCTTGAAATACAACGTTCTATTGTGGAAATTTTATTTAAAATTACTTGATTATTCATAAATAGAACCTCTTTTCTTAATGTCATCTATTATTTCTTTCCGTTCTTCATTTAATTTTGCATACATTTTTAGAACTTTTATTTCAAAATTTATTCTCCGTTCAATATCTGAACAGTATATTACCTTGCCATTGTGTATAATTTCGGCCTGGAATACAGTTGAAGAAGTGTTTAAATCAATTAAATCGACGTTATTATTTAATAGATTTGCAAGTTCTTGTGATAATAAAAATCGTTCATAATTACTTAAACTGATATCACTAAGATATGCCATATCTAAATCACTATCTGGTCGCATGCGATCCTGAGCCGCTGAACCAAACAAGATTATTACATAGGGATCAATTTTTTTTATTAACACGTTTATTAATTCTTGTAGTTTTTCTTGAGGAATCATACAGATTTACCTCCTAAAATATGTAAATTATACTAATCATTATACCACATCTAAAATGCTTTAATACACTTCGCGTTTAATTTGTATTATATGCGAAGTGTATTTCCAACTATTCCTTTCCTGACTCCTTAACTTCTTCTTTCTTAAGGACCAAAATAAATTGCCTACTATTTGATAATATTTAGGATTTATTATTAGAAAATATTCATGTGGAGATAGAGAGATTTACAGATTCTAATTCAACTAACGAATGCCATTTAGTTGTACAACATAATCGCATAATGGAATAAATAAAGGGTCTTCACAAGAAGATTTCTTATTTTTGAGCTAAATTGATTTTGGTAAAAAATAAAATAAAAATGATTCATTTTCACGAAATTAAAACCATATCAATTTCAAATATAATAAAAATACCTACTTCTATCAAACTCATTTTTATTAATAAAGGAGAAAGTAATGGATTTTTTTATTCAATTAATCATTTCTAGTATACTCATTTTATTTAATTTATCTATTCCGAAGATTTTTTCTAGTTCAAAAATTAAACTGATAAACTTTAAGAACAAAACCATAAACCGTAAAGAAATAATAGTAATAATAACTGGTTTAACTATTTTAATTATTGGTATTATCGGTATTTATTTTTTTGCTGAACGTAATGAAAGACTAACATTAATATTAATTTTCGGTACCTTTATGAATTTGTTACAACAATTCATTTTAAGACTTATTAATAAAAAGATAATGGACCCTTCTTAAGCCAAAAAATGCTTTAGTTGTATAAGTAAAAGCAAAGATCACTATTTTGTGATCTTTTTCTTTCCTCTAAAATCAACATTTTACTTTAATAGAGCATTAAAAAAGACTCCGGTGTAAACCAGAGCCTATTAAATCAACGATTCTTATTTTTTTGTATTAATTTATTCCTAATGCACTCTTAACAGTTTCTAAAGTTTGTCCTTTATATTTCGTTTGAGGTGTTGGTGCATAGTTAATTGTAGGGTTTTGCATTAAGTAGTTATTCTCTACATATTCCATATCTTTTTCATCAACTACACCGTCAAAGTTAATATCTGCATCACGTTTATTTGTTCCCCAATATGTTTGTAAGTAAAGTGCATCCTTTACATCAATGACATCATCTTTATTTACATCCCCTGCGTACGTTGGTTGTAATCCATATAGATAAAGGTTTTGATGAGTTACTTTTCCATCTTCATGGAATCCAATCTTAAAGTTTTTGTGCACTGTAAAATGTCCAGGGATATTGACTTGTAGCTCGTACGTATCATCCGTTAATGGTAAATTTGGTACTTGGAATGTATCAGAAGAATCATTTAACCCCTGGTAAACAGTACCGTTTGAACTTGTTGCTGTTATTTTTATGCCCAATTTTGAATAATCAAGCGTAGTTCCACCTATTGGTTGACCATTTGGAGCCAAGAATGCTTCTGCAGCTTTCGGTCCACGAAGTAAAGAATACGTCGGATCTATATATGCTACACTTGGATTACTACTCGGAACTACAGTTGTTGAGTTATTACTATCTGTTACTGATACGTTATATAATCCCTGTGTCCCTGGGAACATAACAGGATATGCACTATAATTAGTACTCATTTTAAACGCTGCATCCGCAAGTTTTAAATCACCTGATAGTGGAGCAACTCCATCCTTTGTTTTGATTGTAATTGTAGTTGTATAATTACTTGCTCCTGGAGCAACTGGAGTATCTGTCACAGTCATGTCAACTTTATCGGCTACACTTGGATCAAGTGTAAGATTCATTGATGCAACATTTGCATAATGATAGAATTTATAAACAACTTGTTTGACATCTTTTGCTTTGTTTAACAATAGCGCCGCATGAGTTGTTTCACCCATTTTTGCCGTGCGATCTTGGGGTTGTATATATCCATATGTTACGTCGTCGCGTGTAACAAAGATATCTCTACCACCAACAAATGTTTTATTCGTTGCCGCATCAATTGCATAGAAGTCAAGTTCCATTGGCCTAGTTGCAACTGTTGGAACTGTTACAGAGAATGTACCGTCTGGATTTACTGGTACTGATATCGCTCTTCCACCTAAATAGTCTTGATAATAAACTTTTGTACTACCTTGATTAAAGTTCATGCCAAGCTTTTGCATTTCTTCCGTTTCTTTATCATAAACCGAACCAGTAAATGTGACACTAGATTCACCATTTTTATATTTAACAATATCTGGAGCATTTACTGTTAGTTTAGGGGCTGTGTTATCAAAATAAATTGGTGCTTCCTGTGAGAATGTTTTTCCTGCGTCATTCGTACCAATTATTTTGATTTTGTAATAACCTGGTTTCGCCATATCTGAAGTGTACTCGAATGGGTGGTCATCATTCCCCGTAGGCTTGTAATATTGACCATTAAATATATGACTTACTGTATAAGTGATATTTTCATCCATTCCTAGCCCATCCATGGATCCAAGATATCCTAGCTCTTTACCTGTATTGCCATCTTCAAGAATTGCATCAAATGTACGCATGTGTGATTTAAGACTCATAATCGCATTTGTATATACTAATTGACCTGGAATTCCATAATCAAATACTTGCGTAAATGCTTGTGGCGTAAACGAGATTGGATTCATACCTTCTTCCACTGTTTTAATCGCAAAAGGTAATTGGTATGTTTCCGCTGGATTATCATGGTTTGTATACGTTACAAATCCTTCATAAATACCTAATTTAGCTGACTTTGGCACTGTAATCGCTACAGTTGATTTCTTTTTCGAATTTGCCCCAACTTTAATGGATTTATCCGTCACAATTTGCACACCATTGTCATCAGCATTTAATGAACCACGACGGTCAGCTTGGTACGTTACTTTTACATCATAAGTTTTTGCTTGATTACTATTGTTATATATATTGACTGAACGTTGGTCACTTATATTTTGTCCAGCTGGTGCAAACACACCAAATGCAAGCGCACCGGTTAAGTCTTTAACTGTTTTAAGATTTCCTTTTTTATCTACTACACCTTTCGTTTCGTCCACTACTTCAATTCTCGTTTGTGAGTGAATAGCTTCATAAGGATCTACTTGTCCAGCACCAGTTTCAAATACACTATAATCACCATTTAATGGGTCAGCTGTATTCATTAATGTTTGTTTCACTTGTGCTGGTGTTAAATTTGGATTTGCTTGTAATAATAAAGCTGCAACTCCAGCTACGTTAGGTGTAGCCATCGATGTACCAGATAAATTATCGTACGCATACTGATAATTTCCAATTTGATCTGCACCATGCATATAGGATGGAACTGTTGAGAATACTGCAACACCTGGTGCAGTTACTTCAGGTTTAATATCATATGTGATACGAGCTGGTCCACGAGAACTGAATGACGCCAATGTACTTCCTGGATTCGTTATTTGTCCCATTTCATCAAATGAGAATGTTGGCGTACCTGTACCAAGTTTAGCGATCAGGTCATTACCTTGCTCATATGACATAGAGAAGGTCGGAATCATTCCATAGCCCGCACCTAAGTATGCTGGAATAAACCCTTCACCAGCTATATTGTCAGCCATAAGAACTGCTGCTGCACCATGTTTTTGGGCAATTGTGATTTTATCAATTAGCGCATTTAAACCTCGTTTTACGAGTACGATTTTACCATTCACATCGATATTTTTATAATCCGTATCTGCACCGTAATTCGGTACTAAAACGATTGGTAAATTTTTTCCTTTTAAACTATCTACATTGTCGTTTAAACCTTTACCTAATAATTTTAAATCAGCACTTACATCAGACGTTCCATGTAATGTACCTTTTGATGTAGCAATGACTGTTTTTGTATCATTTGCACCAACTGTAATTGGCAATGCCGCAGCTCCAGGCGCACCTACTGTATACATGCCATTACCAGCATTACCAGCCGCTACAACTGCCGTTACACCAGAAAGGACTGCGTTGTTTAAGGCAAGACTTTCAACATTTTCTGGATCATTTACGCTAGCGCCAAGTGATAAATTGATAACATCCATGCCGTCAGATATCGCCTTATCAATCCCACCTAAAACATTTTCTGTTGTACCCGAACCAAATTTTCCTAATACACGGTATACATACAAATCAGCATCAGGTGCAACACCCGTTACAGCGTAATCCGTGTTATTTTTCCCACGTCCAGCGATTATGCCTGATACATGTGTTCCATGTTGCGTATAGTAAGTTTCGCCTGTAATTGTGTCCTTTTCTCCTAGCCCAGATTTTTTCCAATCATCGTAAGTTGTTTCCATTGGGTCTGCATCATTGTCAACAAAATCCCAACCTTTTACAGAACTAGGACTGATTGTCTTTGGATCAACACCAGGTTGTGCACGATAGCCTTTATAAGCATCCGTTAAATCTGGGTGATTATAATCAATACCTGTATCAATGACTCCTACTTTAACGCCTTTTCCAGTAAATCCTTCTGCGTGCAATTTGCTTACACCAGGAAATACTTCCGTTTCCGTTTTCGTCGTTGTTGTCGTACCTTGTGCACTTTCAGTTGCTTTTTCTGGCTCAATTTGAATTACATTATTTGGCCAAACAGCTTTAACAGCCTTAGATTTTAACAATGACTTAACTTTATTCGCTGGCAAGTCAATCGCAACACCATTTAAGGTATTCTTGTATGTTCGGTTAATTTTATAAAGATTTTTGTTTTCTTTTAAATCATCTTTAAAAATAGTTTGTAAATCAGTTTTAAATGTTTCTTGGGCATCGTCGGCCTGTTGATTTGCATCATCAAGAGATAAACTGTTACCTTCTGCGGCCTCTTCTAAAACGGCTACTTTTGCTGGCTGTTCTTTAAACTCGACGATTACTGATAGATTTTTAGAACTCTGTAAGTCTACTGAAGAAGGTAACTGTAATCCTTCTTGACTAGTAACCTCTATTTTTTTTAAAGCTTGACGTTGCTCAGGTGTAAGCTTTGACAGCACTTCTTCAATTGAAGATTGTGTTGCCGCCTTTGCAATTGGTTGATGTTGGTTTACTGGAAATGCGTTCAGTAAAACGCCAGTACTTAATGTCAATATTGCTGTTCCTTTAATTAAACGATTCAACTGCTTTTTCCCCCTATTAACAAACTTATCTTACTAGTATGATTATATAGAAAGTTTGCAATATTTAGATTTTGACATTTTCTATCAATTCCACTAAATAACTCGACAATTAATGTCGAATTATCTATTTGTCATTGAACTTAACAGTTAATATCAAAGAACTCCCAGTTAAACAATCTCCCCTTTTACTATGTGCTAAATTTTATCTGAGTTATTCTAGTGTTATAATTCGAGTTTCTAGATTAAGAGATAGGGCGTATTGAATCCAGAGCAAAATGAAGAATGATTTCGAATTTATCAATGTTTAATGAATAAAAAACCAAATTGATGTGGGTATATGGATTTTTTGAAAAATGACTCTTTTTCTATAAATATTTATTGTACCAAAAGGCTTTGAACGATTTTGTTAATGCTCATTTAGATTATTAGAGGATAATTAATAATAAGTATTATTTTCTTTATTCCACAATGAATTAAAAAATCGGTAACCTCTATTAGTGATTACCGATTTCAGAATGTCGACAAAAGGGGTTCAGAATGTTCAAATTCCGAGCCCCTTTTGTCATTTTTTATTTTGATTGAGAATAGAGTCCTTTTATCGACATTTTTTTTCTGTTTTGATCCACTCTATGTCACATTAGCCATGTTTATTAAATTCTTTTAAAAAAACTGTAATGAACTTGTGCAAACATTAGTTTTTTAATATTACTTAACGTCGACCAGATTTTCGATGGAATAACCAATTTGACCATATAAATGAGCCTACTAAAATAAATAGACACCATCCGATTGCCCACCAAATATGATTTTGAACATTTCCACCATTTAGTAAGTTTCGAATGGTTTCCGTAAGAGGCGTAATAGGTTGGTTTTCCGCAATCCCACGTAACCATTTTGGCATTGTGGATGTTGGGACAAATGCGCTTGATAAATACGGTAAGAAAAGTAGGATAAATCCGTACCCACTTGCCGCTGAAGGACTACTTACGAGTAAACCAATTGCAGCAAAAAGCCATGTAAAAGCTAATATAAATAACACAATTATTCCAATCGCTGAAATCCATTCTGTAAAAGTACAATTTGGTTCGTATCCTACCATAAATGCTACAAAAATCACGATACCAGTTGCTAAAAGATTTCTAAGTAAACTTGCAACGACATGGCCGGTTATAACACCACTGCTTTGAATCGGCATCGTTCGAAAGCGATCCATTATACCATTTGTCATATCAGTAGAAATATCTACAGCTGTACTGGAAGATCCAAACGCTGCACAAAGTAAAATAATTCCTGGGACAACATAATTCACATATTGACCACTTGGATCGATTGCTCCTCCAAAAACATAGGTAAACATAAGCATCAACATGATTGGTAACATAATTGAAGTTATTAAAACCTCTATATTTCGCGTGCTTTGTAACAAACTACGTTTAATAAACACACGATTACTAACGAAGAGTGATAACTTTTTAGTTTGAAGTACTTCTACTTTTTCCATGATTTAGTTACTCTCCTTTCTAGTATTTGTTAACGTTAAGAAAACATCATCTAAGCTCGGTCTTCGTATATAAACATTAGAATCATTTGGAAGCTCAGCATCCATGTGATGTATTGCTCTTTTAATTTCATCAATACTCCCATTCGTTGAGATTTCTTGAATAATTTCATCATTAAAATCTCGAACTTCAATGACAGTACCCCCAATTTGTTTTTTCATCTCAGCAGGGGTTCCGCTCGCAATGATTCGGCCATTTGCTAAAAATACTATTGTGTCTGCTAATTGATCCGCTTCTTCTAAATATTGAGTTGTTAATAACACCGTGACACCATCATCTTTCAATTGATGTATAATTTCCCACAATGCGCGTCTACTTTTAGTGTCTAACCCTGTTGTTGGTTCATCTAAAAAAAGAAGTGGTCTTTTAACAACAAGACTAATGGCTAAGTCCAATCGTCTGCGCATACCACCTGAAAAAGTTTTTACTTGTTTTTTAGCAGATTCTTTTAATTCGAATTGATCTAATAAGAAATCTGCTCGTTTATGTGCTTCTTTTTTTGATAAACCTGAAAGTTCCCCCATCATTAGGAGATTCTCTTTTGCAGTTAATATTTCATCAACAGCGGCAAATTGACCTGTAAGACTAATAGAATTTTTAACTCCAAGAGAGTTTTTTGTCATATCAAAACCGTTTAATGTGATTTTTCCATCATCAGGTGTTATTAATGTTGAAAGTACGTTAATTAAAGTAGTTTTTCCTGCTCCATTTGGCCCGAGTAAGGCAAGGATTTCTCCTTTTTTTACTGTTAAATCTAACCCATCTAAAACAATTTGTTTGCCAAATCGTTTTTGTAATCCACTTATTTCTAAAATAAGATCACTAATCATGTGATGTCCTCCTTCATTTGGTAAACTTTATACGATATAAACTGTTTATATTATACACTGTTTGTTGCATAAACAGTATAATATATATACAATTAGTTGACAATACTTTTTTAGTAAAAAATGGAGTGAGCGATGTGAGCCAAGAGAAGGAAATTAAATTACCTCAAGGAGTTGCGATTAGCTGGGGAGTGGCGAGTAAACCACAACGAGGGCCAAAAAGAGAGCTAAGCATAGAACAAATTGTTGGAGCTGCAATTGAAATAGCAGATCGTGATGGTATAGAAGCAGTTTCAATGAATCGAGTTGCAACCTCTCTCGGTTATACGACAATGTCCTTATATCGATACATACCAAGTAAAGATGATTTACTATTATTAATGCAGGAAGCTGCATCCAAAGATGCGAATTTTACATCAAATAGTGATATGGATTGGCGTTCAAAGATGCGTGAATATTTTCGAACGAATATGGAAGTATTTCAAAAACATCATTGGTTTGCTGATATTCCAATTTCAGGTGTACCAATTACACCAAACCAACTGAAATTCGTTGATTATGCTCTATATACAATGCGTGATCTTCCATTAAATGATTATGAAAAAATGTCTTTTGTTCTTTTGTTAAGCGGTTATTCAAGATGGTGCGGAACAATTGTTAGTGACATGCTAAAATCAATTAAATCAGGAAAAAGTGAAAATGTATTTAACGGGGTAGAGTTTGGTGACGCTTTAAAAAAATTGGTTACCCCTGAACAATTCCCAGATTTATATCCATTCATTATGTCTAATGTATATATTGAAGATCATCCAGAAAATAACCCAATTGGAAATGATTTTGAATTTGGATTGGAAAGAATTTTAGATGGAATTGAACATTATATAAAATTAAAAGAACAAGTAAACTAGTTGCATTGTATGAGTCTGAAGAAAATTTAACAATCATCGGAAATACGAGCTCTAGTAAAATAAGAAATAGATAACAAAAAGAGGCATTGCTTAATAGCAATGCCTTTTTTTGTTTTAAAATAGAATTAGTAAAATTTATTGAGGTGAGATACATGCTTTCAAAACATCATTCAATTCAAAGAGATCAATTGGAAATGATCGCGCTCGACCAACTTGTACCTGATAATCACTTAGTCCGAAAAATAGAAGCATCAATTGATTTTTCTTTTATTTATGATTTAGTGAAAGACATGTATTCTCCTGTTGGTCGCCCAAGCATTGATACGGTTATTTTAATTAAGTTAACCTTTATTCAATATTCATTTGGTATTCGCTCCATGCGTAAAACAATTGAAGAAGTTGAAACAAACATGGCTTATCGTTGGTTTTTAGGCTATGGCTTTTATGATAAAGTACCTCACTTTTCAACCTTTAGTAAAAACTATGAGCGTCGATTTCAAGATTCCGATTTATTTGAACAGATTTTCTATCGTATTTTAAAATTGGCTGCCGAGAAGAAATTAATTAGTTCAGAACACGTTTTTATTGATTCCACCCATGTGAAAGCCAGCGCAAATAAGCATAAATTTGAAAAGAAAGTCGTTCGCAAAGAGACTCGGGCTTATCAAGATCAACTCAATCAAGAAATTAATGAAGATCGTGAAGACCATGGAAAAAAGCCGTTTCCCCCGGACAAGTTTGAGAAAGAAGAACAAAAAGAAATCAAAGAGAGTAAAACTGATTCAGAGAGTGGCTATTATGTAAAAGATGAACGGACCAAACAATTTGCCTACTCTTTTCATGCAGCTTCTGATCGAAACGGCTTTGTATTAGGAAGTATTGTGACTCCGGGGAACGTAGATGATAGTCAAATGTTGGAACCATTAGTAAAAGAAGTGATTGAGAAAGTTGGAAAACCTACTGCGGTTGCGGCAGACGCAGGATACAAAACACCGGCTATAGCGAAATACTTAATTGATAACGAAATGACACCAGCTTTACCATACACACGACCACGAACAAAAGAAGGTTTTTTCCGAAAACATGAGTATGTTTATGATGAGCACTATGATTGTTATCTTTGTCCTGCAGGAGAGGTTTTGACTTATTCAACAACTACGAAAGAAGGCTATCGTGAATACAAATCACCAAAAAAGATTTGTGCGACATGCCCGTTTTTAGCGCAATGTACGGAGAGTAAAGATCATCAAAAAGTGGTGACTCGTCACATTTGACAAGAATACATCGAGGAAGCAGAACACCTTAGACATCATGAAGAAGTAAAACCAATCTATGCGAAGCGAAAAGAAACGATTGAACGTGTTTTCGCAGATGCGAAAGAAAAGCATGGCATGCGATGGACAACTTTAAGGGGACTTAAAAAATTGTAGATGCAGGCGATGCTTACTTTTGCATCCATGAATTTAAAGAAGATGGCCACCTGGACATGGAGTGGCCCAAAAACGGCATAAAAATGAGGAGAACAGTAGTCTATTCTCACTCAAAATACAAAAAAATGACAAAAGGGATTCGGAATAAGACCATTCCGAACCCCTTTTGTCGACAATCTGAAATCGGTAACCTCTATTAGAGATTACCGATTTTCTATTCATTTCTTTAATTACTCTAGACCAAGTGCTTGTAAAACATCGTCTAAAGTTTGGCCTTTATATTTCGTTTTTGCTTTTGGAGAATTTTCATTCCATGGATTTTGCATCATGTAGTTATTAATTACATACTGCATATCTTTTTCATCAACTACACCATCATAGTTAATGTCCGCGTCACGTTTATTTGTTCCCCAATATGTTTGAATGTATAATGCATCGTTTATATCAATGACATTATCTTTATTCACATCTCCACCAGGAATATATTCATAATTAACTGGTTTTGATGCAGCTGTCACTTTTCCATCCTCTTTATATCCGATTGTAAAGTCTTTTGTAAATGTAAAGTGACCAGGTACATCAATTTTTTGTGTAAATGTGTCATCAGTTAATGGTAATCTCGTTCTGAACGCGAATGGTGATGTGCTAGAAAATCCTAGCTGATCTGTTACGCCATACTCTTTACCATTTGAATCTTTGACGCTAATTTTTGTACCAGCTTTAGTATAGTCAAGTTGTTTCATTTCAGGCTCTAAACCATCAAATTTCATCAAACCTTCAGCTTGAACTCCGCCTCTCATAAGTGAGTATGCCGGTGTTACATAGAAGTATGGTTGAATACCTTGTGTCGTTACTGTACTATTATCCACATTTGTATAAACAGCGCTGAAGAATCTATTAGCACCATTTGGACTATAAAAGGCCATTGGAGCTTTGTTGTATAGATCTTTTGCTTTGAATGTCACGTCTACTAATGAAGCATCACCAGCTATACCAGTATTCGCAAGGTCCCCAGTCGCTGTCGCAGTAATCGTCATTAATGTTCTTCCACCAGTTTGAGGAACATTCGTATATTGAACATCTAGCTTATCTTTAAATGCAGCATTTGGTTGTACATTTACTGCATCAATGTACTGATTTGGATAAGTAAAGCTGAACGTTGCTTTCTTTACGTTTGTTTTCACATTTTTTGATGAGAAAGTTACAGTTGTAGAATCGCCCATGTTTACACGTTGCTTATCAGCAATTGCCGTTGTATAAGCCGTTCCTTGTCTGACAAAATAAGAATCTATCACACTATCATAATTTCGAACAGTTGATTTGCTATAATCTGTGAAGTCATATTCTGTAATAGCATTCACTATTGGACCAGATGTACTTAAAGGAATTTCTGAGTTGAAATTTCCTTGTGCATCTACTGGT
This Arthrobacter citreus DNA region includes the following protein-coding sequences:
- the xerS gene encoding tyrosine recombinase XerS encodes the protein MSHTSKTLKDIELFEVKTKNLQQEKHLQQLKMLLPSLPPYVFKYFQKNRKRSVTTLFNYANDYKLFFNFLADNNWVLEHLNIDSISPVDIPTSVLAELPLNEAEEFQGYLDGKYEQRTVNRRISALKSLFNFLTQKYEDPITKEPYFYRNVFAKIETTKVSSDPVKRADSFEQKIYKGNEDLRFLDFVAAEYEKTLSPIKLRYFLRDKNRDLAILSLFLGSGLRLSELAFLQIEDINFEENSLGVFRKGHSSKVQVTVNPRAMDELKEYLHTRVENYGCAPDEKHVFFTKYNGSYSPLSTRTIQDLVVKYSKAFNVNKRLTPHKLRHTFATKHWTANKDLIGLQTQLGHTSSEITSSYTHIGKDKQHKNLENMDKIED
- a CDS encoding nucleotidyltransferase domain-containing protein, encoding MIPQEKLQELINVLIKKIDPYVIILFGSAAQDRMRPDSDLDMAYLSDISLSNYERFLLSQELANLLNNNVDLIDLNTSSTVFQAEIIHNGKVIYCSDIERRINFEIKVLKMYAKLNEERKEIIDDIKKRGSIYE
- a CDS encoding S8 family serine peptidase is translated as MNRLIKGTAILTLSTGVLLNAFPVNQHQPIAKAATQSSIEEVLSKLTPEQRQALKKIEVTSQEGLQLPSSVDLQSSKNLSVIVEFKEQPAKVAVLEEAAEGNSLSLDDANQQADDAQETFKTDLQTIFKDDLKENKNLYKINRTYKNTLNGVAIDLPANKVKSLLKSKAVKAVWPNNVIQIEPEKATESAQGTTTTTKTETEVFPGVSKLHAEGFTGKGVKVGVIDTGIDYNHPDLTDAYKGYRAQPGVDPKTISPSSVKGWDFVDNDADPMETTYDDWKKSGLGEKDTITGETYYTQHGTHVSGIIAGRGKNNTDYAVTGVAPDADLYVYRVLGKFGSGTTENVLGGIDKAISDGMDVINLSLGASVNDPENVESLALNNAVLSGVTAVVAAGNAGNGMYTVGAPGAAALPITVGANDTKTVIATSKGTLHGTSDVSADLKLLGKGLNDNVDSLKGKNLPIVLVPNYGADTDYKNIDVNGKIVLVKRGLNALIDKITIAQKHGAAAVLMADNIAGEGFIPAYLGAGYGMIPTFSMSYEQGNDLIAKLGTGTPTFSFDEMGQITNPGSTLASFSSRGPARITYDIKPEVTAPGVAVFSTVPSYMHGADQIGNYQYAYDNLSGTSMATPNVAGVAALLLQANPNLTPAQVKQTLMNTADPLNGDYSVFETGAGQVDPYEAIHSQTRIEVVDETKGVVDKKGNLKTVKDLTGALAFGVFAPAGQNISDQRSVNIYNNSNQAKTYDVKVTYQADRRGSLNADDNGVQIVTDKSIKVGANSKKKSTVAITVPKSAKLGIYEGFVTYTNHDNPAETYQLPFAIKTVEEGMNPISFTPQAFTQVFDYGIPGQLVYTNAIMSLKSHMRTFDAILEDGNTGKELGYLGSMDGLGMDENITYTVSHIFNGQYYKPTGNDDHPFEYTSDMAKPGYYKIKIIGTNDAGKTFSQEAPIYFDNTAPKLTVNAPDIVKYKNGESSVTFTGSVYDKETEEMQKLGMNFNQGSTKVYYQDYLGGRAISVPVNPDGTFSVTVPTVATRPMELDFYAIDAATNKTFVGGRDIFVTRDDVTYGYIQPQDRTAKMGETTHAALLLNKAKDVKQVVYKFYHYANVASMNLTLDPSVADKVDMTVTDTPVAPGASNYTTTITIKTKDGVAPLSGDLKLADAAFKMSTNYSAYPVMFPGTQGLYNVSVTDSNNSTTVVPSSNPSVAYIDPTYSLLRGPKAAEAFLAPNGQPIGGTTLDYSKLGIKITATSSNGTVYQGLNDSSDTFQVPNLPLTDDTYELQVNIPGHFTVHKNFKIGFHEDGKVTHQNLYLYGLQPTYAGDVNKDDVIDVKDALYLQTYWGTNKRDADINFDGVVDEKDMEYVENNYLMQNPTINYAPTPQTKYKGQTLETVKSALGIN
- a CDS encoding DUF86 domain-containing protein; its protein translation is MNNQVILNKISTIERCISRINEVYDNNSSNLEDYTKQDSIILNIQRACEACIDLAMHLVAVRKLGIPQTSRDAFDLLVSNSLLDQKLSMKLKAMVGFRNIAVHDYQSVNLDIVEKIIENHLGDFKKFTQHILKIADTF
- a CDS encoding ABC transporter permease yields the protein MEKVEVLQTKKLSLFVSNRVFIKRSLLQSTRNIEVLITSIMLPIMLMLMFTYVFGGAIDPSGQYVNYVVPGIILLCAAFGSSSTAVDISTDMTNGIMDRFRTMPIQSSGVITGHVVASLLRNLLATGIVIFVAFMVGYEPNCTFTEWISAIGIIVLFILAFTWLFAAIGLLVSSPSAASGYGFILLFLPYLSSAFVPTSTMPKWLRGIAENQPITPLTETIRNLLNGGNVQNHIWWAIGWCLFILVGSFIWSNWLFHRKSGRR